One stretch of Rhodopirellula islandica DNA includes these proteins:
- the ccsA gene encoding cytochrome c biogenesis protein produces the protein MASVTNDTHVTDDRTSSLMSWLTPTRLLALAGSLKFTVALFAMSIVLVLVGTLAQDEMNMQEVKQRYFLSWVAPLHLDDFFPQAFYRHAQPIPGILPFPGGAMIGMLLMVNLIAAKITRFRLQASGGRLAAGLALLVAGILVAGVIVFTGHNDDGLQGTPPSWLSYDRLWAVVLAILSISAVATGVMASSVKLPSLRWLTYFVTGALALTVLYCLFTGTRIDDPGLRIVWQLAKGVGAGLIMLVGCQLAFGKQGGNVLLHLGVGLLMFGQFAFGDRQMEQRLSLVEGQSTNTFVNLDEVELQFIQTEEEFQNVVAVPAQRLADAASAKSTIENDSLPVKIKVLDYFDNAGIQDRQDDDPATKGIGLEVSAVERPKSGGADMAMNLPAAYVELLDPKSDESLGVFLVSQSINDREMLVPDGTSKDMFDSITVGEKEYEIGLRLHREVKPYWVQLEDVRRVNYSNTDTPRDYSSFIRIVDSETGEDRKERVWMNNPLRYRGETFYQSNYTPLPGGKELTGIQVVRNSGWLIPYVACSITGLGMLVHFWGTLTRFISRRRRENERALAEFGSEESDGDSKFAEGMEGSATPASRKNLPVIIYLAAIAALVTVILAPSVSLKNKLKPVDRASEFDLAALGRIPVQYGGRVMPLDAYARQTMKAMTNKDSLPLDAAPSEIKDRVETKKLSAVQWLMEVAIDEPALRYLPMFRIDAEEIRAELDLDRRESKLYSLDEIGENLERFTKMVKDAREKESLDQDFKDKKAIELDMRTRQYTVAAAAMRLPVPEDIPAEFFPEGTNEQTRQLFALRQLERQMNSLAQMPAPAIIPPSMEQATDSEQQADWTAFAPAFFNMAKNGIAPKDSQPGIRTFGELIRDYGDGDPAAFNETVDAHLAAVQAYKVPGYDHFAVSLEQWLGAANPTAIATGLYILAIILGLIYFAVDSPRLGNAVWGTIAIAFVIHTIVILSRVYITGRAPVINLYSSAIFIGWAAVLFGLVVERIFRYGTGNMLAAVAGMMTLRVAYNLTLNVGQAETMGVLQAVLDTQFWLSTHVISVSLGYVATLVAGLLGIGYLISGWINASDRARRDLYRCVYGASCFGILFSFIGTVLGGLWADDSWGRFWGWDPKENGALLIVIWNALMLHARWDGMVKARGFAILAIGGNIITAWSWFGTNELGIGLHSYGFTEGMLRNLAIFFVTQFAFIAAGLLIPPRNPLSDES, from the coding sequence ATGGCATCCGTCACCAACGACACTCACGTCACTGACGATCGCACCTCATCCTTGATGAGTTGGCTGACACCAACGCGATTGCTCGCCTTGGCAGGATCGCTCAAATTCACCGTCGCTCTGTTCGCGATGTCGATTGTGCTGGTGTTGGTCGGCACGTTGGCGCAAGACGAAATGAACATGCAGGAAGTCAAACAACGGTACTTCCTCTCGTGGGTCGCTCCGTTGCACTTGGACGACTTTTTCCCGCAAGCCTTCTACCGTCACGCGCAGCCGATCCCGGGCATCCTGCCATTTCCCGGCGGAGCGATGATCGGAATGCTGCTGATGGTCAACCTGATTGCAGCCAAGATCACCCGGTTTCGCTTGCAAGCCAGCGGCGGACGCCTGGCGGCAGGGCTCGCACTCTTGGTTGCCGGCATCCTCGTCGCCGGGGTCATCGTCTTCACCGGACACAATGACGACGGTCTGCAAGGCACGCCGCCGAGTTGGTTGTCTTACGATCGGCTGTGGGCGGTGGTCCTGGCAATCCTATCCATCAGTGCGGTCGCGACGGGCGTGATGGCTTCCTCGGTCAAACTCCCCAGCCTGCGTTGGCTGACGTACTTCGTCACCGGAGCCTTGGCGTTGACGGTGTTGTATTGCTTGTTCACCGGAACCCGGATCGATGATCCCGGACTGCGAATCGTCTGGCAACTCGCCAAGGGCGTCGGAGCTGGCTTGATCATGTTGGTCGGATGCCAATTGGCATTTGGCAAACAAGGCGGCAACGTGCTGCTGCACCTCGGCGTTGGGTTGCTGATGTTCGGGCAGTTCGCGTTTGGTGACCGCCAAATGGAGCAACGCCTCAGCCTGGTCGAAGGGCAATCAACGAACACGTTTGTGAACTTGGACGAAGTCGAACTGCAGTTCATCCAAACGGAAGAGGAATTCCAAAACGTCGTCGCTGTTCCGGCTCAAAGATTGGCCGACGCCGCGTCGGCCAAGTCGACGATCGAGAACGATTCGCTGCCGGTCAAAATCAAGGTGCTCGACTACTTCGACAACGCTGGCATCCAAGACCGTCAGGACGACGATCCCGCTACCAAGGGAATCGGGCTGGAAGTTTCCGCTGTGGAACGTCCGAAATCGGGCGGCGCCGACATGGCAATGAACTTGCCCGCCGCTTATGTCGAACTGCTCGACCCCAAATCCGACGAATCGCTGGGGGTCTTCCTGGTCAGTCAATCCATCAACGACCGCGAAATGTTGGTCCCCGATGGAACGTCCAAAGACATGTTCGATTCCATCACCGTCGGTGAGAAAGAATACGAAATCGGATTGCGTTTGCACCGCGAAGTCAAACCGTACTGGGTTCAGCTCGAAGACGTTCGTCGGGTCAACTACAGCAACACCGACACACCGCGTGATTACTCTTCCTTCATCCGCATCGTCGACAGCGAAACCGGTGAAGATCGCAAGGAACGCGTTTGGATGAACAACCCGCTTCGCTATCGCGGCGAAACGTTCTATCAATCCAACTACACGCCACTTCCCGGTGGCAAGGAGCTGACCGGCATTCAAGTCGTCCGCAACTCCGGATGGCTGATCCCGTATGTCGCCTGCAGCATCACCGGGCTGGGAATGCTGGTCCACTTCTGGGGAACACTCACGCGATTCATCTCGCGTCGCCGACGTGAAAACGAACGAGCCTTGGCCGAATTCGGCAGCGAAGAATCGGATGGCGATTCCAAATTTGCAGAAGGCATGGAGGGCTCCGCCACCCCCGCGTCTCGGAAGAACCTGCCCGTCATCATTTATCTCGCGGCAATCGCGGCATTGGTCACCGTGATCCTCGCCCCCAGTGTCTCACTGAAGAACAAACTGAAGCCCGTTGACCGAGCCAGCGAATTCGATTTGGCGGCACTCGGACGAATCCCCGTTCAATACGGGGGTCGCGTGATGCCGCTGGACGCCTATGCCCGGCAGACAATGAAAGCGATGACCAACAAGGATTCATTGCCACTGGATGCCGCCCCAAGTGAAATCAAAGATCGAGTCGAAACCAAAAAGCTGTCCGCGGTGCAGTGGCTGATGGAAGTCGCCATCGACGAACCAGCACTGCGTTACCTTCCAATGTTCCGCATCGATGCCGAAGAGATTCGTGCGGAACTGGACCTGGATCGCCGCGAGAGCAAACTCTATTCGTTGGACGAAATCGGCGAAAACCTGGAGCGATTCACCAAGATGGTGAAGGACGCTCGCGAAAAAGAATCGCTGGACCAAGATTTCAAAGACAAGAAGGCGATTGAACTCGACATGCGAACCCGGCAGTACACCGTTGCCGCCGCCGCGATGCGGTTGCCCGTTCCCGAAGACATTCCTGCGGAGTTCTTCCCTGAGGGCACCAATGAACAAACTCGCCAATTGTTCGCGCTCCGTCAGCTGGAACGGCAAATGAACAGCCTGGCACAAATGCCGGCTCCGGCCATCATTCCGCCTTCCATGGAGCAAGCCACCGACAGCGAACAACAAGCCGACTGGACCGCGTTCGCACCCGCCTTTTTCAACATGGCCAAGAATGGCATCGCTCCCAAAGACAGCCAACCTGGCATTCGCACCTTTGGCGAATTGATTCGCGACTACGGTGACGGTGACCCCGCTGCGTTCAACGAAACCGTCGACGCGCACCTGGCCGCGGTGCAAGCTTACAAGGTGCCCGGCTACGATCACTTTGCCGTGTCGCTGGAACAATGGCTGGGTGCCGCCAACCCAACCGCCATTGCCACGGGGCTCTATATCCTGGCGATCATCTTGGGGCTGATCTACTTCGCAGTGGATTCGCCTCGACTTGGCAATGCGGTTTGGGGCACCATCGCGATCGCGTTTGTCATTCACACGATCGTGATTCTGTCTCGGGTGTACATCACCGGTCGTGCCCCCGTCATCAACCTTTACTCTTCGGCCATCTTCATCGGCTGGGCAGCGGTGTTGTTCGGCTTGGTCGTGGAACGGATCTTCCGCTACGGCACTGGCAACATGCTCGCCGCCGTCGCTGGCATGATGACTTTGCGAGTCGCTTACAACCTCACGCTGAACGTCGGCCAAGCCGAAACGATGGGCGTGCTGCAAGCGGTGCTCGACACCCAGTTCTGGCTCAGCACGCACGTGATCAGCGTTTCGCTCGGATACGTCGCGACGCTGGTCGCTGGCTTGCTCGGCATCGGGTACTTGATCTCCGGTTGGATCAACGCCAGCGATCGAGCCCGCCGCGATTTGTATCGCTGTGTTTACGGGGCCTCCTGCTTTGGCATCCTGTTCAGTTTCATCGGCACCGTGCTCGGTGGGCTTTGGGCCGATGACTCGTGGGGCCGATTCTGGGGCTGGGACCCGAAAGAAAACGGAGCGCTGTTGATCGTGATCTGGAACGCATTGATGCTCCACGCTCGCTGGGACGGCATGGTCAAAGCACGCGGGTTCGCCATCTTGGCCATCGGCGGCAACATCATCACCGCCTGGAGCTGGTTCGGCACCAACGAACTGGGCATTGGTCTGCACAGCTATGGTTTCACCGAAGGCATGCTTCGCAACCTCGCGATCTTCTTCGTCACCCAATTCGCGTTCATCGCCGCGGGTCTGCTCATTCCTCCACGAAACCCGCTCTCCGACGAGTCGTAA
- a CDS encoding DUF1589 domain-containing protein: protein MGRPGFTWQPRRCFGTKRGVFPVGHVIDVVNRPASNHRQVEPGLRR from the coding sequence ATCGGTAGGCCAGGTTTTACCTGGCAACCACGCCGATGCTTTGGAACAAAGCGAGGCGTGTTCCCGGTCGGGCATGTCATTGACGTGGTAAATCGTCCAGCCAGTAACCATCGCCAGGTGGAACCTGGCCTACGGCGATGA
- a CDS encoding class I SAM-dependent methyltransferase, giving the protein MVCLSEPVTLVEESETRFAFGKNWASFLDRFDTERLQHATSSLKALLQVESLAGKRFLDIGSGSGLFSLAAVSMGAEVVSVDLDDDSVACTRELRDRAVTEDSAVAEQWQVQQGSALDAEWLTSLGTFDVVYCWGVLHHTGQMNAAIEATSSVVAPGGQYAIAIYNDQGGGSRRWLRIKQGYHRLPAFLRPAYVVLVAGCYELKFALARLARGRNPLPFADWRAKKSDRGMNAWHDWVDWIGGLPFEVAKPEAIVLPLREKGFVLDNLTTVGSGWGCNEYVFSRCE; this is encoded by the coding sequence GTGGTTTGCTTGAGTGAGCCTGTGACGCTCGTCGAAGAGTCGGAAACTCGGTTCGCGTTTGGCAAGAACTGGGCGTCGTTTCTGGATCGGTTTGACACCGAACGGCTGCAGCACGCAACGTCTTCTTTGAAGGCGCTCTTGCAAGTGGAATCGCTGGCAGGCAAACGGTTCCTCGACATTGGATCCGGCAGCGGTCTGTTTTCTTTGGCGGCTGTTTCGATGGGTGCCGAAGTCGTCAGCGTGGATTTGGACGATGACAGCGTGGCTTGCACTCGAGAGCTTCGCGATCGAGCGGTCACGGAGGACTCGGCTGTGGCTGAGCAATGGCAGGTCCAGCAAGGCTCGGCGCTCGATGCGGAGTGGTTGACTTCGCTTGGGACGTTTGATGTTGTCTACTGTTGGGGAGTGCTCCATCACACCGGCCAAATGAACGCGGCGATCGAGGCAACCTCATCGGTGGTCGCACCTGGTGGTCAGTACGCGATTGCGATCTACAACGATCAAGGTGGCGGGAGCCGACGATGGTTGCGGATCAAGCAAGGTTATCATCGCCTGCCTGCCTTTTTACGTCCGGCGTATGTCGTTCTGGTCGCAGGTTGCTACGAACTGAAGTTCGCACTGGCGAGGCTGGCTCGAGGCCGCAACCCGCTGCCGTTCGCGGATTGGCGAGCGAAGAAGTCTGACCGCGGCATGAACGCCTGGCATGACTGGGTCGATTGGATTGGTGGCCTCCCGTTTGAGGTTGCCAAACCAGAAGCCATCGTTCTGCCACTGCGTGAAAAAGGGTTTGTGCTCGACAACCTGACGACGGTTGGATCGGGCTGGGGATGCAACGAGTACGTGTTTTCTCGTTGCGAATGA